The following are encoded in a window of Phragmites australis chromosome 22, lpPhrAust1.1, whole genome shotgun sequence genomic DNA:
- the LOC133904831 gene encoding cold-responsive protein kinase 1-like isoform X2, whose protein sequence is MHLGKKASRGERAERGARGRKEGRAVGGRRGRGERRRRGGRGSHLPNRIPSTNRTYSLASEPVATNISSAYLKIRILEEERLQTIAMACFPVFRRKKNSRSKIVQHDQDIPITGNVKIYSSKELRKATRNFCPRNKLGQGSFGCVYLGKKNGEKVAIKVLSSESRQGTKEFLNELSVISNISHHNLVKLQGCCVDGGQKMLVYNYLENNSLAQTLFGNSRSGISFDWRTRVKICIGVADGLAYLHEEVRPLIVHRDIKASNILLDRDLNPKIADFGLAKLFPGNMTHISTRVAGTLGYLAPEYAIRGQLTKKADVYSFGVLLLEIVSGRCHTDPRLPLEDQYLLEKVWTLYESRDLESIIDRTLKRDFDTEEAHRLLSIGLLCTQDTPKIRPSMSMAAKMLKGEYAVSDRIMRPGLITDVMDLKIRTVEPVQLILSPSMSPAERTSLVSTLGLAGSTVLEESP, encoded by the exons ATGCACCTGGGCAAAAAGGCCTCGCGTGGGGAGAGAGCGGAGAGGGGGGCACGAGGGAGGAAGGAGGGGAGGGCGGTGGGTGGACGCCGAGGTCGGGGTGAGCGACGGcggagaggggggagaggaagCCATCTTCCCAACCGAATTCCATCCACCAATCGGACCTACAGTTTGGCTTCTGAACCC GTAGCTACCAACATCTCTTCTGCGTATCTGAAGATCCGAATATTGGAAGAAGAGAGGCTCCAAACAATAGCAATGGCTTGCTTCCCAGTGTTCCGAAGGAAGAAGAATTCCAGGAGCAAGATTGTGCAACATGACCAAG ACATCCCGATCACCGGCAACGTGAAAATCTACTCGTCCAAGGAGCTGAGAAAAGCCACAAGAAATTTCTGCCCGAGAAACAAGCTTGGACAGGGTTCTTTCGGCTGCGTCTACTTG GGAAAGAAGAACGGCGAGAAAGTTGCCATCAAGGTGCTCTCCTCGGAGTCAAGGCAGGGAACGAAGGAGTTCTTGAATGAGCTGAGTGTCATCTCCAACATAAGCCATCACAACCTTGTCAAACTGCAAGGCTGCTGCGTCGATGGAGGACAGAAAATGCTGGTCTACAATTATCTGGAGAACAACAGCCTTGCACAGACCCTCTTTG GCAATTCCCGCAGTGGCATCAGTTTTGACTGGAGGACACGGGTGAAGATCTGCATCGGCGTTGCTGACGGGCTCGCTTACCTTCACGAGGAAGTCCGGCCACTGATCGTCCACCGTgacatcaaggcaagcaacatTCTCCTTGATAGGGACCTGAACCCCAAGATAGCGGATTTCGGGCTGGCAAAACTCTTCCCAGGCAACATGACCCATATCAGCACCAGGGTTGCAGGGACACT AGGATATCTTGCGCCGGAGTACGCAATCCGAGGGCAGCTGACGAAGAAGGCTGACGTCTACAGCTTTGGAGTTCTGCTGCTGGAGATTGTCAGTGGCAGATGCCACACTGACCCCAGATTGCCTCTGGAAGACCAGTACCTCCTAGAAAAG GTCTGGACGCTCTACGAATCTCGTGATCTTGAGAGCATCATTGACAGGACCTTGAAGCGTGATTTCGATACCGAGGAAGCGCATCGGTTGCTGAGTATAGGGCTTCTGTGCACCCAGGATACCCCGAAGATCAGGCCTTCGATGTCGATGGCCGCCAAGATGTTGAAGGGTGAATACGCCGTCAGTGACAGGATCATGAGGCCCGGCCTGATCACAGATGTCATGGACCTGAAAATCAGGACAGTAGAGCCGGTTCAGTTGATTTTATCTCCATCAATGTCTCCTGCAGAGAGAACCTCACTGGTGTCTACACTTGGATTAGCTGGCAGCACTGTGTTAGAGGAGAGCCCATGA
- the LOC133904831 gene encoding cold-responsive protein kinase 1-like isoform X1 — protein MHLGKKASRGERAERGARGRKEGRAVGGRRGRGERRRRGGRGSHLPNRIPSTNRTYSLASEPVATNISSAYLKIRILEEERLQTIAMACFPVFRRKKNSRSKIVQHDQDIPITGNVKIYSSKELRKATRNFCPRNKLGQGSFGCVYLGKKNGEKVAIKVLSSESRQGTKEFLNELSVISNISHHNLVKLQGCCVDGGQKMLVYNYLENNSLAQTLFVSSGNSRSGISFDWRTRVKICIGVADGLAYLHEEVRPLIVHRDIKASNILLDRDLNPKIADFGLAKLFPGNMTHISTRVAGTLGYLAPEYAIRGQLTKKADVYSFGVLLLEIVSGRCHTDPRLPLEDQYLLEKVWTLYESRDLESIIDRTLKRDFDTEEAHRLLSIGLLCTQDTPKIRPSMSMAAKMLKGEYAVSDRIMRPGLITDVMDLKIRTVEPVQLILSPSMSPAERTSLVSTLGLAGSTVLEESP, from the exons ATGCACCTGGGCAAAAAGGCCTCGCGTGGGGAGAGAGCGGAGAGGGGGGCACGAGGGAGGAAGGAGGGGAGGGCGGTGGGTGGACGCCGAGGTCGGGGTGAGCGACGGcggagaggggggagaggaagCCATCTTCCCAACCGAATTCCATCCACCAATCGGACCTACAGTTTGGCTTCTGAACCC GTAGCTACCAACATCTCTTCTGCGTATCTGAAGATCCGAATATTGGAAGAAGAGAGGCTCCAAACAATAGCAATGGCTTGCTTCCCAGTGTTCCGAAGGAAGAAGAATTCCAGGAGCAAGATTGTGCAACATGACCAAG ACATCCCGATCACCGGCAACGTGAAAATCTACTCGTCCAAGGAGCTGAGAAAAGCCACAAGAAATTTCTGCCCGAGAAACAAGCTTGGACAGGGTTCTTTCGGCTGCGTCTACTTG GGAAAGAAGAACGGCGAGAAAGTTGCCATCAAGGTGCTCTCCTCGGAGTCAAGGCAGGGAACGAAGGAGTTCTTGAATGAGCTGAGTGTCATCTCCAACATAAGCCATCACAACCTTGTCAAACTGCAAGGCTGCTGCGTCGATGGAGGACAGAAAATGCTGGTCTACAATTATCTGGAGAACAACAGCCTTGCACAGACCCTCTTTG TTTCTTCAGGCAATTCCCGCAGTGGCATCAGTTTTGACTGGAGGACACGGGTGAAGATCTGCATCGGCGTTGCTGACGGGCTCGCTTACCTTCACGAGGAAGTCCGGCCACTGATCGTCCACCGTgacatcaaggcaagcaacatTCTCCTTGATAGGGACCTGAACCCCAAGATAGCGGATTTCGGGCTGGCAAAACTCTTCCCAGGCAACATGACCCATATCAGCACCAGGGTTGCAGGGACACT AGGATATCTTGCGCCGGAGTACGCAATCCGAGGGCAGCTGACGAAGAAGGCTGACGTCTACAGCTTTGGAGTTCTGCTGCTGGAGATTGTCAGTGGCAGATGCCACACTGACCCCAGATTGCCTCTGGAAGACCAGTACCTCCTAGAAAAG GTCTGGACGCTCTACGAATCTCGTGATCTTGAGAGCATCATTGACAGGACCTTGAAGCGTGATTTCGATACCGAGGAAGCGCATCGGTTGCTGAGTATAGGGCTTCTGTGCACCCAGGATACCCCGAAGATCAGGCCTTCGATGTCGATGGCCGCCAAGATGTTGAAGGGTGAATACGCCGTCAGTGACAGGATCATGAGGCCCGGCCTGATCACAGATGTCATGGACCTGAAAATCAGGACAGTAGAGCCGGTTCAGTTGATTTTATCTCCATCAATGTCTCCTGCAGAGAGAACCTCACTGGTGTCTACACTTGGATTAGCTGGCAGCACTGTGTTAGAGGAGAGCCCATGA
- the LOC133904831 gene encoding cold-responsive protein kinase 1-like isoform X4 — protein sequence MLGVGCSWLFLQTSAHHSEVFHRSVNLQVATNISSAYLKIRILEEERLQTIAMACFPVFRRKKNSRSKIVQHDQDIPITGNVKIYSSKELRKATRNFCPRNKLGQGSFGCVYLGKKNGEKVAIKVLSSESRQGTKEFLNELSVISNISHHNLVKLQGCCVDGGQKMLVYNYLENNSLAQTLFVSSGNSRSGISFDWRTRVKICIGVADGLAYLHEEVRPLIVHRDIKASNILLDRDLNPKIADFGLAKLFPGNMTHISTRVAGTLGYLAPEYAIRGQLTKKADVYSFGVLLLEIVSGRCHTDPRLPLEDQYLLEKVWTLYESRDLESIIDRTLKRDFDTEEAHRLLSIGLLCTQDTPKIRPSMSMAAKMLKGEYAVSDRIMRPGLITDVMDLKIRTVEPVQLILSPSMSPAERTSLVSTLGLAGSTVLEESP from the exons GTAGCTACCAACATCTCTTCTGCGTATCTGAAGATCCGAATATTGGAAGAAGAGAGGCTCCAAACAATAGCAATGGCTTGCTTCCCAGTGTTCCGAAGGAAGAAGAATTCCAGGAGCAAGATTGTGCAACATGACCAAG ACATCCCGATCACCGGCAACGTGAAAATCTACTCGTCCAAGGAGCTGAGAAAAGCCACAAGAAATTTCTGCCCGAGAAACAAGCTTGGACAGGGTTCTTTCGGCTGCGTCTACTTG GGAAAGAAGAACGGCGAGAAAGTTGCCATCAAGGTGCTCTCCTCGGAGTCAAGGCAGGGAACGAAGGAGTTCTTGAATGAGCTGAGTGTCATCTCCAACATAAGCCATCACAACCTTGTCAAACTGCAAGGCTGCTGCGTCGATGGAGGACAGAAAATGCTGGTCTACAATTATCTGGAGAACAACAGCCTTGCACAGACCCTCTTTG TTTCTTCAGGCAATTCCCGCAGTGGCATCAGTTTTGACTGGAGGACACGGGTGAAGATCTGCATCGGCGTTGCTGACGGGCTCGCTTACCTTCACGAGGAAGTCCGGCCACTGATCGTCCACCGTgacatcaaggcaagcaacatTCTCCTTGATAGGGACCTGAACCCCAAGATAGCGGATTTCGGGCTGGCAAAACTCTTCCCAGGCAACATGACCCATATCAGCACCAGGGTTGCAGGGACACT AGGATATCTTGCGCCGGAGTACGCAATCCGAGGGCAGCTGACGAAGAAGGCTGACGTCTACAGCTTTGGAGTTCTGCTGCTGGAGATTGTCAGTGGCAGATGCCACACTGACCCCAGATTGCCTCTGGAAGACCAGTACCTCCTAGAAAAG GTCTGGACGCTCTACGAATCTCGTGATCTTGAGAGCATCATTGACAGGACCTTGAAGCGTGATTTCGATACCGAGGAAGCGCATCGGTTGCTGAGTATAGGGCTTCTGTGCACCCAGGATACCCCGAAGATCAGGCCTTCGATGTCGATGGCCGCCAAGATGTTGAAGGGTGAATACGCCGTCAGTGACAGGATCATGAGGCCCGGCCTGATCACAGATGTCATGGACCTGAAAATCAGGACAGTAGAGCCGGTTCAGTTGATTTTATCTCCATCAATGTCTCCTGCAGAGAGAACCTCACTGGTGTCTACACTTGGATTAGCTGGCAGCACTGTGTTAGAGGAGAGCCCATGA
- the LOC133904831 gene encoding cold-responsive protein kinase 1-like isoform X3, producing MHLGKKASRGERAERGARGRKEGRAVGGRRGRGERRRRGGRGSHLPNRIPSTNRTYTTNISSAYLKIRILEEERLQTIAMACFPVFRRKKNSRSKIVQHDQDIPITGNVKIYSSKELRKATRNFCPRNKLGQGSFGCVYLGKKNGEKVAIKVLSSESRQGTKEFLNELSVISNISHHNLVKLQGCCVDGGQKMLVYNYLENNSLAQTLFVSSGNSRSGISFDWRTRVKICIGVADGLAYLHEEVRPLIVHRDIKASNILLDRDLNPKIADFGLAKLFPGNMTHISTRVAGTLGYLAPEYAIRGQLTKKADVYSFGVLLLEIVSGRCHTDPRLPLEDQYLLEKVWTLYESRDLESIIDRTLKRDFDTEEAHRLLSIGLLCTQDTPKIRPSMSMAAKMLKGEYAVSDRIMRPGLITDVMDLKIRTVEPVQLILSPSMSPAERTSLVSTLGLAGSTVLEESP from the exons ATGCACCTGGGCAAAAAGGCCTCGCGTGGGGAGAGAGCGGAGAGGGGGGCACGAGGGAGGAAGGAGGGGAGGGCGGTGGGTGGACGCCGAGGTCGGGGTGAGCGACGGcggagaggggggagaggaagCCATCTTCCCAACCGAATTCCATCCACCAATCGGACCTACA CTACCAACATCTCTTCTGCGTATCTGAAGATCCGAATATTGGAAGAAGAGAGGCTCCAAACAATAGCAATGGCTTGCTTCCCAGTGTTCCGAAGGAAGAAGAATTCCAGGAGCAAGATTGTGCAACATGACCAAG ACATCCCGATCACCGGCAACGTGAAAATCTACTCGTCCAAGGAGCTGAGAAAAGCCACAAGAAATTTCTGCCCGAGAAACAAGCTTGGACAGGGTTCTTTCGGCTGCGTCTACTTG GGAAAGAAGAACGGCGAGAAAGTTGCCATCAAGGTGCTCTCCTCGGAGTCAAGGCAGGGAACGAAGGAGTTCTTGAATGAGCTGAGTGTCATCTCCAACATAAGCCATCACAACCTTGTCAAACTGCAAGGCTGCTGCGTCGATGGAGGACAGAAAATGCTGGTCTACAATTATCTGGAGAACAACAGCCTTGCACAGACCCTCTTTG TTTCTTCAGGCAATTCCCGCAGTGGCATCAGTTTTGACTGGAGGACACGGGTGAAGATCTGCATCGGCGTTGCTGACGGGCTCGCTTACCTTCACGAGGAAGTCCGGCCACTGATCGTCCACCGTgacatcaaggcaagcaacatTCTCCTTGATAGGGACCTGAACCCCAAGATAGCGGATTTCGGGCTGGCAAAACTCTTCCCAGGCAACATGACCCATATCAGCACCAGGGTTGCAGGGACACT AGGATATCTTGCGCCGGAGTACGCAATCCGAGGGCAGCTGACGAAGAAGGCTGACGTCTACAGCTTTGGAGTTCTGCTGCTGGAGATTGTCAGTGGCAGATGCCACACTGACCCCAGATTGCCTCTGGAAGACCAGTACCTCCTAGAAAAG GTCTGGACGCTCTACGAATCTCGTGATCTTGAGAGCATCATTGACAGGACCTTGAAGCGTGATTTCGATACCGAGGAAGCGCATCGGTTGCTGAGTATAGGGCTTCTGTGCACCCAGGATACCCCGAAGATCAGGCCTTCGATGTCGATGGCCGCCAAGATGTTGAAGGGTGAATACGCCGTCAGTGACAGGATCATGAGGCCCGGCCTGATCACAGATGTCATGGACCTGAAAATCAGGACAGTAGAGCCGGTTCAGTTGATTTTATCTCCATCAATGTCTCCTGCAGAGAGAACCTCACTGGTGTCTACACTTGGATTAGCTGGCAGCACTGTGTTAGAGGAGAGCCCATGA
- the LOC133904831 gene encoding cold-responsive protein kinase 1-like isoform X5, with product MACFPVFRRKKNSRSKIVQHDQDIPITGNVKIYSSKELRKATRNFCPRNKLGQGSFGCVYLGKKNGEKVAIKVLSSESRQGTKEFLNELSVISNISHHNLVKLQGCCVDGGQKMLVYNYLENNSLAQTLFVSSGNSRSGISFDWRTRVKICIGVADGLAYLHEEVRPLIVHRDIKASNILLDRDLNPKIADFGLAKLFPGNMTHISTRVAGTLGYLAPEYAIRGQLTKKADVYSFGVLLLEIVSGRCHTDPRLPLEDQYLLEKVWTLYESRDLESIIDRTLKRDFDTEEAHRLLSIGLLCTQDTPKIRPSMSMAAKMLKGEYAVSDRIMRPGLITDVMDLKIRTVEPVQLILSPSMSPAERTSLVSTLGLAGSTVLEESP from the exons ATGGCTTGCTTCCCAGTGTTCCGAAGGAAGAAGAATTCCAGGAGCAAGATTGTGCAACATGACCAAG ACATCCCGATCACCGGCAACGTGAAAATCTACTCGTCCAAGGAGCTGAGAAAAGCCACAAGAAATTTCTGCCCGAGAAACAAGCTTGGACAGGGTTCTTTCGGCTGCGTCTACTTG GGAAAGAAGAACGGCGAGAAAGTTGCCATCAAGGTGCTCTCCTCGGAGTCAAGGCAGGGAACGAAGGAGTTCTTGAATGAGCTGAGTGTCATCTCCAACATAAGCCATCACAACCTTGTCAAACTGCAAGGCTGCTGCGTCGATGGAGGACAGAAAATGCTGGTCTACAATTATCTGGAGAACAACAGCCTTGCACAGACCCTCTTTG TTTCTTCAGGCAATTCCCGCAGTGGCATCAGTTTTGACTGGAGGACACGGGTGAAGATCTGCATCGGCGTTGCTGACGGGCTCGCTTACCTTCACGAGGAAGTCCGGCCACTGATCGTCCACCGTgacatcaaggcaagcaacatTCTCCTTGATAGGGACCTGAACCCCAAGATAGCGGATTTCGGGCTGGCAAAACTCTTCCCAGGCAACATGACCCATATCAGCACCAGGGTTGCAGGGACACT AGGATATCTTGCGCCGGAGTACGCAATCCGAGGGCAGCTGACGAAGAAGGCTGACGTCTACAGCTTTGGAGTTCTGCTGCTGGAGATTGTCAGTGGCAGATGCCACACTGACCCCAGATTGCCTCTGGAAGACCAGTACCTCCTAGAAAAG GTCTGGACGCTCTACGAATCTCGTGATCTTGAGAGCATCATTGACAGGACCTTGAAGCGTGATTTCGATACCGAGGAAGCGCATCGGTTGCTGAGTATAGGGCTTCTGTGCACCCAGGATACCCCGAAGATCAGGCCTTCGATGTCGATGGCCGCCAAGATGTTGAAGGGTGAATACGCCGTCAGTGACAGGATCATGAGGCCCGGCCTGATCACAGATGTCATGGACCTGAAAATCAGGACAGTAGAGCCGGTTCAGTTGATTTTATCTCCATCAATGTCTCCTGCAGAGAGAACCTCACTGGTGTCTACACTTGGATTAGCTGGCAGCACTGTGTTAGAGGAGAGCCCATGA